ttctaGGGGTACATGGACTATGCCAACAGAAAAGCAAAGCAGAGAGCACTGGAGTAAGGCTTCTTAATAGTGTAAGTTCACAGACATGCTAATGTTAGTTTCCAACTTCTTTTTACATGATTTCCATTTCTCTTAATTAATAATTTGCCATGGtggttctttttatttttatgaaatttatctCTTCTGTTGTGTCTCATTAATGCTCTTTCTACAGGTAGAGGCATGCACCAGAAATAACATCTAGAAACATCTTAATTTAAAGGTAGTGTGATGGCATGACATAGGATTTAATCTTTTCCTATATTTGTTTTCTCCATTCAAGACCtgaaatgaaaatggaaaatactAGTTATTACGACTAGTTTGCCACAAGAAAGCGAAGAATTGATCTGTGCCCCTCATCTTATTCCCACACCACCTCATATATTGTGCCGCGTAttgctattttgttttttttcattaatataagtGTAACTCTTCGCTTTCGTGCCACAAATTTTCGTACAGAAGAGCAATGCTCAATGAAAATATAACCTTTCCCTGTTGAGTCTGATTATTGCTGCTTTAGTAGCTTAGAGAAAAAGGTTAAGCGACAACTTGGCTCTTATACCTTCCTTTTCAATTCCAGTAGTAATAGTTATTactcattcaaaaaataataataaagattgtttttttttatcctctCCCCTCTCCATTGAATAAGTATCATTAAACACAATTTTTGGgtagaatttcaaataaaaaaaaaaaactaatcattgAATTTAACTTAAATTTGTGAATAGCGTTAAGTCTTTTTTTTACTGGAAGCTGCAAGTCAACAATTACATGTTTTGTCAAATACTAgctaaaattaacataaaatatattttatcaacatTATTTTCGTTTTGGAAGAGCTTAGcgataaaattcaaaaacaccAAGTGTAAAGAAGTAAGAAAATTATTAATTCGAACTCCACCGTATAAAATGTTTCTCCAACTATTAATCATCTAAATTATACTAGTTATATCAGCTTCTAAAATTCAATCATTTCCTCAAAgaccaaaagaaaaactataggttcaatgattttttttgaaagatataatttAAATGATTGTAAATAGACATTTTgataacattttaaatttaaacgCTTttagtgtgtgtatatatatttttttatgaaataacaTTTTTTCCCTTGACCGAACTCCGATAACCGTAACACATTCCTCTAAAAATGAGAGGGTTAGCAAGAAAACTTTTAATCTGTAATAAATCCATTGAATGATATGTAACCTTTAATCAAAACTGAGATTTATAGCTTTTCCGGTCAAAATGAAATGAAGATACTATAGCCCCCCCAGAGGGCTAATCCTAACAATTGGCCATTTGGTGGTCTAGATTTGGTACTTTGGTGGGTCCCACAGTACCCCTCTAACTTGCCCGCATAAGTTTTCTTTGATTCTACGTTTATGtttagagtaatgatacatagacatccttaggtggcaatacaccctttgacacccacacaaaaatctgacacgtagtcacgtggatcccgcacaagcacactttctcttttctctccccttctctcttcctaatgcatgggatgtacaagggtgtatgggaataaagggtgtctatgtatcattactcttctGTTTATTCTTCTTTTAGGGCATTTCTAGTCAAATGCTTCTGAATGCTGCTCTTCACCCAACACTTTTCGATCGCGCCCTGCAGCGTTGCCTAAATTACCTCTGCgcaagttaagtcacgcagTGTGTCTTAACTTGCGCACGTTGTATTTTGTGCGCCACTTAAGTAgcgcagcgtgagttaactcacgcagcagTTACTTAAGTCGTTTATCAGCAAAACAGAGACAAAGTTCCtcatttttccaacttctccaaACACGAAATTTTCCCCTCCAAGTGCGATTTTCACCATTCTTGTACCATTCAAAGCCAATTTCTCCCACAATATCAAGTAAGTGATGATTACCCTACTTCAGTGCATTTAACTTGtagaaattttagtttttttttgaagaaatataacatttttaggtttttaaaatttttgcttgcatgttagttttgatgattgttaGTGATGAATTAACTTAGGAATTGTTGTTTAGAAGTTGTTTAGAGTACAATGTGGTAGTTTAGGGTTTACAAATTGTTAGATTACCTAGTTGTTTGAAAATTGCACACTATGTGTCTGGTAAAATGTCTCTatggtaattattttgtttttttggattgtGAATTATCAAATTAGTTAGCATATGGtttgttaattttgattataatatgTTTGACTCCAATGTGGTAGTTTACGGATTGAAATGACATTGTTGAAATTTTagtattgttgttgaattgttgaaaatgaCACAATGTGCGTGTGAAAATGTATCATTAAATTTGTGTTATGTTAAATGTTGTGCAAATATGCCTCAAAGGAATACGTCTCAGAGACCGCCTGAGCCACCTCAGGATAGGAGTGACAGACTTAGGGCAGGGAGGCCTGCCCCTACTGGTAGTGCACGGAGGGAGAAACAAGCATTACGTCCTCCTATGGTTGGTCGAGGGAGAGGTGGGGGGAACGAGACATTCTAGAGTTGATGCTGCAGGGGGGGTCAACGTCACAGACGGGTCCATCCCAGACGGTGAACCCGACACAGTATCAGCAGGATTATCAGGTGTATGAGCAGGCGCAGGATCAAGCCTATCATTTTCAGGAGCCTCAGTCGTATCAATTTGATGTGTATCAGTAGCATCAATATGAGGATCATCATGAGCAGCATGGTATTGAGCAGGAGCAGCCTGATATTGAGGAGCCTCAGCAGCATGACGATATTAAGTAGCCTCAGCAGCATGATGGTGGGGCTCGTTTTTAGGGGGTGTCGAGGGTGGTGTACGAGGCCGGACCGGACAGATATGCAGGGGGGCCTTCTGAGCTGACGCTTTTACCTCACTTTGGTGGACATCCGACATGCAGGGTCTGGGTTGATGCCGATGTaagtataatttaattattattttacttatttaatgttagaattaaaatttatgttaacatatatttaatgtttgatttacttattatttatttaacgatgttgtttgttgttttttgtttttgtatttcagTTTCGAAGAAAACATAGGGTGAAAGGTATCTCGCACGGGAAAAAGCTGAGCCTTAAAAACTTGACACTGCCTATGTCGGGGGAACACAAAACGAGTGGTTTTGGTCAGAAGTGAATATGTCCGGTCTTACTCTTCTCTTGACTAGTGGGTACGAGAACATCTCTCACGGGTTTGTTTGTGCGATGACAGATAGATGGCATGAGGAGACCAGCAACTTCCATCTACGGGTTGGGGAGATGACCATCATACTAGATGATGTGGCGTGTCTCCTGGGCATCCCCATGACTGGGAGGCTCCTTCCCGATAGAAAGTTAACCCGTGAAGAGGGGTTAGAGATGATGCAGGCAGGCCTACTTTTTACAGAGGAGGCTGCCGCTAAGGAGATGACAAGATAGGGTGCTGCTCACGTCAGTTTTGGTGTACTGAAGAGGCGGTACGAGGAGCTCTTGAATAGGTGTAACCAGCTGCTTGTGACTGACACACATGAGGAGCAAGACGAGCGAGCTGAAGTTAGGTTGGCCTGCATTAAGGCATTTATGTTGCTCTTGCTTGGCTGAATCATTTTTTCCGGGAAGAACAGCAAAAACATTAATCTTCTTTGGCTGCTTGCTCTGCAAGATATGGACGAGTTGGAAAGGTGGTCATGGGGTGGATGGGACTTGCTTTCCTATATGAGCAGCTATCTCTTACCTCCGACTCATCTATGGCCTCATGTGGTGGTTACATGACATTTCTTGTGGtaatatttgtttttccttcttttttactTATTGGATCGTAAATGTTTAATTGTTTGTATAATTCTTGCGgtgatataaatatttgtttctttatgtTTGCAGGGATGGACTTTGACGCACTTCTCGAACATcattccgaggattgatgatgaCGCCTACGACCCTGCTGTTTCTCCGCTTGTGATTCAATGGAAACCTCCAAGGGGCTTTTCTAATCCTGGACACTACAGATCTGCCATCGATTCGTTGGACCATTCACATGTCACCTGGAGGCCGTACGAGAGACGACGACACATCACGCCCTTTCAGGACATATGCTGGTACTCCGGATGGATCATGACCGGCAGCGACAGGATGGTCCATCACTTGTCAGAGCGGGTTCTTAGGAAGTACGGGTATGTCCAAACTATTCTCAGGGCTCCTACAGACATTGAACTTATTGCGGCGGATGACGTGGCCCAGGACTTCACGGAGTTTGCTTTACATGTCCTCAGCCATCAGGATAGGGGGTACATGAGATGGTTCATTAGAGTATCACATCCTATTGTGAACCCCCCTACGACCATTCCTGACTATGCAGCTGCTGCCCCTCCTCGTCCTGTCCCTCCTTATGAGGAGGATATTGTTGAGCAGCAGTGGGCCAGACATCCTCTAGACCCATACCAGATCATCAGCAACATCAGAGCAAGAGTGGACGGTGCAATGGGACATCCTGTTGTGTTTCATAATTCAGAGGAGGTTATGCGCTTGATGCAGGGCATACAGTCTGAGTGGAGCATGCTGGAGCAGGTGCCGGCACCGCGGAGGAGGAGTAGGAATCCACGGGATGGACCAGTATGActtgtgtagttttttttgtttgacattttgttggatttggttgtaatCCTATAACACTTTcgctttttagcatttttatgACATTATTCGTTATTTTATTCCGTTATTTTTCGTAATGTACTTATGACTTAATGCTTGATTGAATGAATgcttgaatgaatgatgaaaaatgtttgCTTGAATGAATGTATGAAAGAAGGATTGCAAAAAATAGGGAAAATAGAGGTTTCTGCCTCTTCTGGTTGTATGCACAGActgtgcgtgagttaactcacgcagtgtTTTACACTTGCGCTCTTTAAGTTGCGCAgcgttagttaactagcgcatACATTTACACTTACGTGAGTTAACTAGCGCAAGGATAAATTTGGAACGGCTGCAAGGCACGAGCAAAATGTGCTgggtgaagagcagaattcaatGCTTCCACCTTACCTGTCTCACTAGTCACTGTTAAGCCCACCACAGTTTTTTAGATACACTTTTttcatgattaaaaaaatttaacctCAATTCtggttgattttttaatttggaatttataaattttaaaacttatttGCGCCTTCTAATTTGATTGAATAAGATTAGAAATACTACCACATAATTCAATCAACATTGTTGATATTGTTAATTTGAACActtttattcaaattcaaactcaaaatctAGCAATTGTGTATGTACAAGTGTTAAATTTAAttccctcaacaaaaaaattgttaaatttaatatttttggtgGTGTTCGGAATTCGAACCCCAAACTTTACGTATATTACATATATGTTGTTCCTAATAAATGAGCTAAGCTAATAAGGACGTtaaattcaatatttaattcTACATCAATAGCCTTCaaacacatgtttttttttttttttttttttttccggctTCAACGTGATTTGACCGTCTTAACAAAgagtttgggtttttttttttaaaaaaaaaaaaaaatcaattctacagcacaaaattgattctacatttattcaaaaaaataaaataaaaattgattctaCATGAAATACAAAATTCTAGCTTCCAGACTCGAGAGTATAGCAAAATTCTATTCTACACTTTGGATAAATAAAACTCGATGATTTTACACATTTTCATGTTGCCTTTATTACCCTTTTTCTTGGagaattattatatatatatttttttttaaatttctcttTATACGTTTTTCTTAACgccatttttttttggagtaaaCAGTCAATTTTTCtcatgaaattgtaagtttcgtcaattatcttccgaaattaacaaaacttcaattacccccctgaaattgcataacgttaatcaatttgcccctccatcaaatttttctgttaactgtttacggttatgatcaaatacccccatgaaattttgcacttatgtgcaaaatgccctataaacttaaaaatttagattttttttcttaccaaaaatcatacatttagttcttcaagtagtatattatacctattgtcataaaattctattcacaagaaaatgaatgaatatatgccaaagaaatcatgaTTTTGTCATGTGTAgcattttcattcatatttcatatttatcaacaagccttgtttcttcttccttctgcagATATTAACATATcgacacacaattatcaaagacttgtgtactttatgactgaatactctaacataattatcaacttgtgtaaaaaaaagtcttctatatatgtatgtatttaaaacacatgagaaTAACATACCTTTATGaccaatagctgcataaacatacattccatacatatttatatgatcaataattgttaatttgtttgcctttaatatcttttgagtcaaggataaaaaaatataaattttcaagtttaaggggcgttttgcacataagtgcaaaatttcaggggggtatttgatcataaccgtaaacagttaacagaaaaatttgacggaggggggaaattgattaacgttatgcaatttcagggagataattgaagttttgttaatttaaggggggtaattgacgaaacctacAATTTTAGAGGAGAAAttgacaatttactttttttttttgtagttgtcAGAATTTGAACCCAAACAtttcatatattatgtattgtactttaaaaatgattaaatatccTTTTAATCTtagctcaattgataaaaaaaaatatatatacacacactaaACCTAGCTCCGAcaaaaaatatacacatatacacATGTCCCTTTCTTTGAGACAAACTTAGGCCTAACTTCAAAATTGAAAACCtcactcattttttattttctaaatataaatatttcatttcaatttttgtttctcttctccACAACCAAACTCTTTTCTTTTCCCATCATTATTACACTCTGCACTCTTCtgtcaaaatcaaaaccctagATTTCAAAATCTAGGGTTTTATTTTCCAAATGCGTTCCAGCTATGATTCCTGAACTATCCTTTTATCCCATTTTGAGTTTTCTCTCTTTAATTTAAGCTTCTCATTCTCCTACATTTTGAATTCAATATCTAGAGCTACTAGGGTTTAGATCCCCTTTTCTGTTTTCGCTGCATTTTGGTATAAAAATCTaatcttttcattattttcatagttttttttcaTCTGGGTTAGTTTAAGAAGTtaactttagtaaaaaaaaagttgggttTTTGAAGTGGAAAAAGATTAGCGTATTAATCacaaattaagaattttttagtGTTAGTTAATGCATGGATGAGAGAGAAGCTATGTCATTTTCTGATGGGTCTGGTTCATATTACATGCATAAAGAAAGAGTGTTTCAACAACCACCTCCTGGGTTTAGAGCTTTGTCTAATCCTCATGGTGGTTCTGATGGTTCTACATTTTCAGTAGAGCATGAGCATGGTAGTTTTAGTCATGGTGCTGTAGTGCCTTATTCAGGGGAGCAGTctgtgaaaaagaaaagagggaGGCCTAGGAAGTATGGTCCTGATGTACCTGTTTCTTTGAGACTTTCTCCTATGTCTGCCACTGCTAATTCTACTCCTGATTCGGAGAAACGGCCGAGAGGACGGCCACCGGGAAGTGGAAGGAAGCAACAGCTAGCTGCTCTAGGTATGGTTTCTGTTTTTATATGGATGGATATTATTTGATTGTATGTATTGTTTTAGGATTTGGAATTggaatttgctttgttcatttggtttggtttgtttaCAACTGTTTGTCAATTAACTAGAAAAAATATACTTTGGACCTCAAGAATTGGTCCTTGATGTTCACTTGCTAACAAGTTTACTCTCTTGAAATTATCAACTTGCTAATAGATTGATCCCTTTAGATAGACGGTGACTTTTAGGGATGAAAGCAGCACACGTAggattttgaagaaattaaattctatctttatttttccatttcTAGATGCTTTATACTTTAATCTGATGATTTTAAtttccttcttttcttttgcttttatcCAGTTGCAACTATTTTTATTCCTTGCCATTGTTGTGTTTTATATTGGTGGTCCAAGTGTTATTATTCAGTAATTTGGTTTCTCTTGACTTGGTTACATGTCGGTCATATTCTTACGTCAGAAATGGCTAAATTGATGGTAATTGGAATTCACAAATCTCCCAGACATGTATAAGACTGGTTTAACCGAGGCAGTTATACATAGATAACTATCTTTCATGGTTTCTGATGTTTATCTTCTGTACAGATTGCAATGTGCAAGTGATACTTAATTTCTAACGTTTTTGTTTATCCCTTCTAAGGTGAATGGATGAACAGCTCCGCTGGACAGGCTTTTTCACCTCATGTTATCACCATTGGACCTCAAGAGGTAATTGTATTCTTCCATTTCGTCATACGTATAGGTTTCAATCCACTTTGTTTATATttagttgttttaaaaaaaaaaaaaatctgaatgcAATGATGTTGAGGCTGCATGTATTGAAACAGAAGATTTTGGTTTGTTTCCAACTTTctatatcatatttttaaatcataatACCCCATTGGTCTAATGATACCAACATCATTGTTGACATTGACGTAAGGAAACAGCTAAATATTTTCACAACCAAAGTTGCTACATTATGACTTGAAAGAAGTTGAGTACttcttatttaacaaaaaagcCTAAGAATATTGCAATAGAGAGATTTTTTGGGGGAAAAAAACATGCGCAAGCCTCATGGGTAGTTTGATAAGATGTAATTACGTTCATAATGTTTAATTAGATGATTTTACTTAACCAATAATGACGTGGAGGGGTTATGTAAGTGGAAATTGCGGAAGACACTCATGATTTTTTGGGGGAAAAAAACATGCGCAAGCCTCATGGATAGTTTGATAAGATGTAATTACGTTCAGAACGTTTGATTAGATGATTTTACTTAACCAATAATCATGTGGAGGGGTTATGTAAGTGGAAATTGCTGAAGACACTCATGTATGTATATCACATTGATTGAATTATAAGTTGCATGTAaattgtgatgatttttttaCACATAAACATAATTGTTTTATCTAACTTTTAGTTGTAGTTTTCAAGTAACgaacttgtttttttgttttgtttgcacAACAACAAACTTAGTAGCCTTATTCATCACTAAACCTTCAAGCTTTTACTCAAAGTTCCTTGACtggatattttcttttgtttcaggACATTGTAGAAAAGTTATTGTTATTTTCACAACATAGACCACGCGCTTTATGCGTCTTGTCGGGAACTGGGACTGTATCTTCAGTCACTCTGCGCCAGCCTGCTTCTACCAGTGTCAGTGTTACATACGAGGTTAGAGAACTAACAATGGCTACCTCCACTACAAGACATTTTATGTTTACAAATATCATCTGTTCTATCGCTGTTTTACTAAATCCCTTAAATAGTTATAATTTAGTTTTAACTTGCAAGTTAATTGATGTGATTATAGTTATGACTATTAAAGAAAAGGGACGGTTAATGGCTTAATGTCATTCATTTCTGTCATTGCAGTATTGTAGTGTGtataaatctgttttttttttttttttttgcagtggtTAGTTAGTACCGCTTAGCCTAAGGTTTGTTCATATGAAGCAATAgtcaacattttatttttcatgtttgCAGGGTCGATTCCAAATATTATGCTTATCTGGTTCTTACTTGGTTGCTGAAGATGGTGGACCTCACAATAGAACTGGTGGCATTAGTGTTTCCCTTTCTAGCATGGATGGTCATGTTATCGGTGGTGGGGTTGCTAGGCTTATTGCTGCAAGCCCTGTCCAGGTATATTCTTAATTGCAATCTCAATGGTTTTGTAACAATGGCGATTCACTGATTCTCATTGTTCTTGCACGCTCATTTACAATCTTATGCTTGAACATTAAGTCAAAACACTTACAGTGGAGATTGGCATGGACCCTgtttagataaacaacttaactaAGCTATTTCTAAATAAGCGCTTATCACATAAGTGTTTAAGTATAAGCtatattaaaagataaaataaaataaaactgtaTTTATATAAGCTATAGGTAAACTGTTTCCCTAAGCTATCCTGGAGAGCTTGTGATTGGAAACAGTTTatgacatgtcataagttgtttctcAAATGCTCATGctatttgataaattaaaataaaccaatccaaatAGGCCCATGGTCAATAATGATATAGGCAATTGTGCATCTTAGGATGCTTGAGATTGAAACCTTTTCCCCAAAACAAATGAGACTTTGGTTGCTGCAGGTGGTAGTTTGCAGCTTTGTGTACGGTGGTTCTAAGCCAAAGACAACAAAACAAGAAACTGCTGTAAAAGACGATGACGATTCTGAGCCTCAGAGTAGTGACAAATTAGCTTCTCCAGGAAGTGAGCCACCTAATCAAAACTATACAGCTTCTGGAACAGGCACAATGTGGCATGGATCAAGGACAGTAGACGTGAAAAGTACACAACCACACACTGGTATTGATTTGATGAACGGGTGAAAGTTTATTCAGGAGGAAGAAGAATATTGCTGTAATTATATTTATCTGT
Above is a genomic segment from Medicago truncatula cultivar Jemalong A17 chromosome 5, MtrunA17r5.0-ANR, whole genome shotgun sequence containing:
- the LOC11427047 gene encoding AT-hook motif nuclear-localized protein 5; this encodes MDEREAMSFSDGSGSYYMHKERVFQQPPPGFRALSNPHGGSDGSTFSVEHEHGSFSHGAVVPYSGEQSVKKKRGRPRKYGPDVPVSLRLSPMSATANSTPDSEKRPRGRPPGSGRKQQLAALGEWMNSSAGQAFSPHVITIGPQEDIVEKLLLFSQHRPRALCVLSGTGTVSSVTLRQPASTSVSVTYEGRFQILCLSGSYLVAEDGGPHNRTGGISVSLSSMDGHVIGGGVARLIAASPVQVVVCSFVYGGSKPKTTKQETAVKDDDDSEPQSSDKLASPGSEPPNQNYTASGTGTMWHGSRTVDVKSTQPHTGIDLMNG
- the LOC112421757 gene encoding protein MAINTENANCE OF MERISTEMS, with protein sequence MGWMGLAFLYEQLSLTSDSSMASCGGYMTFLVGWTLTHFSNIIPRIDDDAYDPAVSPLVIQWKPPRGFSNPGHYRSAIDSLDHSHVTWRPYERRRHITPFQDICWYSGWIMTGSDRMVHHLSERVLRKYGYVQTILRAPTDIELIAADDVAQDFTEFALHVLSHQDRGYMRWFIRVSHPIVNPPTTIPDYAAAAPPRPVPPYEEDIVEQQWARHPLDPYQIISNIRARVDGAMGHPVVFHNSEEVMRLMQGIQSEWSMLEQVPAPRRRSRNPRDGPV